The DNA sequence CACCACCGAGGAGGTCTGGATGCCGGTGTTGCCGCCCATGGCCATGATCGCCGGCAGGAAGAAGGTCAGCGCCACGGTGGTGGTGATGGTCGCCTGGTAGTGCCTCATGATCTGCATGGTCGCCATCTCGCCGGCCAGGGCGCCCAGCAGCCAGGGCAGGCGGGCGCGGGCGACGCGCACGGGCGAGGTCTCGCCCAGCTCCTCGCTGGTGCCGGCGAGCCGGGCGTAGTCCTCGGTGGCCTCCTCCTCCAGGACGTCGATGACGTCGTCGGCCTGGATCACGCCCACCAGCCGTCCCTCGGCGTCGACCACCGGCAGGGTGACGAGGTCGTGCGTCTGCACGTAGAGGGCCACGTCCTCCTGGTCGAGGTCCACCGAGACGCGCAGGGGGTCCCGTTCCATGATCGTGTCGACCGGCGTCGACCAGGGCTGCAGCAGCATCGTCACCAGCGGGATGCGGCCGGCGGGGCAGCCGTCGGCGTCGACCACGAACACGAAGTGCAGCCCCTCGCGGTCGTCCGCCTCGACGGCGCGCACGGCGTCGACCGCCTGCATGATCGTGGCGTCCTGCGGCACCGCGATGAATTCCTTGGCCATCAGGCCGCCGGCGGTGTCCGTCTCGTAGCGGAGCAGCTCGGCGACGTCCTGGCGCTCGGCCGGTTCCATCGCCGCGAGGATCTCGCGGGCCTGGTCGTCCTCCAACTCGCCGACGACGTCCGCCGCCTCGTTCGAGGGCATCTCCTCGATGAGGTCGGCGATGGCTTCGATGTCCAGCAGCTGCAGCAGGGCCGAAACGCTGTACTGGTCGATCTCGGACAGCACGTCGGCGACGAGGTCGGGCGGCAACAGCTGCAGCACGCGCGCGGTGTCGTCGACGCCGAGGTAGCGCAGGCTCTCCGACAGGTCGCCGGGCGAGAGGGCGGCGGCCGTGCGGCGCAGCTCCTCCGGATCTCCGTCGCGCAGCAGCCGCTCGAACAGCTCGGCGTACTGGTGCCACTGCTCCTCCAGCTTGCTGGCGTCGAGCAGGGTCTCCTCGCCCTCGGTCGCCTCGGCTCCGGGCTCGAGCGTGGGGTCGCTCATGGGGCGCCCTCTCCTTCCTCCGGACGGCCGGCGGCGGCGCGCACCATGACCTCGTCGATCACGCGGCCGCGCCCGGCGTCGAGCACCGCCCCGCCCGAGATGATCAGGCGGATGCCCTCCTCGACCGTCAGGGGCAGCAGCACGGTCTGCTCGCGCGGGATCAGCAGCAGGAAGCCCGTCGTCGGGTTGGGCGTGGTCGGCAGGAAGACGTGCACCAGGCCGCGCGCGGGGTCGTCCTGCGTGATGAAGCCCAGCGAGTACAGCCCGCGCCGCGGGTACTCGAAGGCGACCACCTTCTGGAAGGCCTGGCGGTTGTCGGCGAGCAGCACCTCGGAGACCTGCTTGACCGCCCCGAACACGCTCTTGATGACCGGGATGCGGGCGACCAGGCGGTCGATGGCGCCGAACATCGCCACGCCGATGAGGGTGCGGGTGACCAGGCCGATCAGCACCACGACGATCAGGCTGCCGACCACGCCCATCAGCGTGATCAGGAACGGCGCCAGGTGGTCGCGCAGGTACGGGAACCGTTCGAGCCCGGGCCGCAGGGCGCGGTCGACCAGCAGGTAGACCCGCCACAGGATCCAGCCGGTGATCGCCGCGGGCGCGATCGTCAGCAGCCCGGTCAGGAAGTACTGCTTCAGGCGCGAGGTCATGACGGCGTCTCTTTCGGCAGGCGGCCGGGCAACGGGGCCGTCGACACCAGGCGGACCTGCATGATGCGCCGGTCCTCGACCCTCTCGACCTCGACGTCGAGGCCGGCGACGGCCACGCGGTCGCCCTGCGCGGGCACCCGGCCCGCGGCCTCGTAGATCAGCCCCGCCAGGGTCTCGCTGCCCTCGCCCAGGGGCAGCTCGATCCCCAGCACGTCCTGCAGGTCCTCCAGGTTGATCTTGGGGTCGACGCGCAGCGAACGGTCGTCGAGCCAGGCGAAGAGCTGCTCCTGCTCGTCGAACTCGTCCTCGATCTCGCCCACGATCTCCTCGAGCACGTCCTCGAGCGTCACGATGCCGGCGGTGCCGCCGTACTCGTCGATCACCACCGCCATGTGGATGCGCTGGGAGCGGAACTCCGCCAGGACCTCGTCGAGCCGCTTGCTCTCGGGGACGAAGTAGGCCGGGCGCGCCAGATCGCCGACCCGGCGGTCGCCGTCGCGCATGCCGGCGCCGTCGACCAGCGGCAGCAGGTCCTTGGCGTAGAGCAGGCCCGTGACGTGGTCGACGCTGCCCTCGTAGAGGGGGATGCGCGAGTGCCGGCACTCCTCGATCGTGCGCACGGCCTCGCTCACCGGGCAGCCGGCGTCCAGGGCCACCATGTCGATGCGCGGGACCATGATCTCCCGCACCGCCGTCTCCCGGAAGTCGAAGATGCTCTGGATCATCTCGCGCTCGTCGTGCTCGAGGCTGACCCCGTCCTGCCGGTCGTCGATCAGGCTGCGGATCTCGCCGGCGCTCAGCTGGGAACCGGCGTCGGCGCCCGGCAGCGTGTCCTCGGGACGGGCGCCCATCCCCATCAGCAGCGACGTCCACGGCCGCAGCAGCCAGACCGCCGGCGCCATGACCCGCACCTGCACCCGCGCGGCCGCCACGCCGGCGCCCCGGGCCGACCAGCGGGCTGCGGCGGCGCCCAGGGACCACAGGCAGGCCACGACCAGCGCGACCGTCGCGTAGAAACGGACGCCGTCCAGGTCGGGCCACGCCGCGGCCGCCGCCCGGCCGGCCGCGAGGCAGCCGACGGCGGTCGCCGCCAGGTGCAGCGTGCCGGCGGTGGCGGCCAACCGCTGTGGCACTTCCAGGCTGCGCCGCAGGCCAGCCCCCAGCGACTCCGGAGCCAGCAGCCCGTTGCGGTAGAGGCCGACCACGCGCGAATAGGACGCGAGCAGCCCCA is a window from the bacterium genome containing:
- a CDS encoding DUF502 domain-containing protein translates to MTSRLKQYFLTGLLTIAPAAITGWILWRVYLLVDRALRPGLERFPYLRDHLAPFLITLMGVVGSLIVVVLIGLVTRTLIGVAMFGAIDRLVARIPVIKSVFGAVKQVSEVLLADNRQAFQKVVAFEYPRRGLYSLGFITQDDPARGLVHVFLPTTPNPTTGFLLLIPREQTVLLPLTVEEGIRLIISGGAVLDAGRGRVIDEVMVRAAAGRPEEGEGAP
- the mgtE gene encoding magnesium transporter; translation: MSDPTLEPGAEATEGEETLLDASKLEEQWHQYAELFERLLRDGDPEELRRTAAALSPGDLSESLRYLGVDDTARVLQLLPPDLVADVLSEIDQYSVSALLQLLDIEAIADLIEEMPSNEAADVVGELEDDQAREILAAMEPAERQDVAELLRYETDTAGGLMAKEFIAVPQDATIMQAVDAVRAVEADDREGLHFVFVVDADGCPAGRIPLVTMLLQPWSTPVDTIMERDPLRVSVDLDQEDVALYVQTHDLVTLPVVDAEGRLVGVIQADDVIDVLEEEATEDYARLAGTSEELGETSPVRVARARLPWLLGALAGEMATMQIMRHYQATITTTVALTFFLPAIMAMGGNTGIQTSSVVVRGLATGEVSIYRIGRYLMRELGTALLTGTLISACVMVAARLLLGDMEVAVVLTIAMMTVILSAAMIGTTMPLLLYRAGADPAIATGPFITMSNDFIAVMIYLGMASLLIR
- a CDS encoding hemolysin family protein codes for the protein MGAGEGGLSAVLVFAAAYAFAMLMVGLLASYSRVVGLYRNGLLAPESLGAGLRRSLEVPQRLAATAGTLHLAATAVGCLAAGRAAAAAWPDLDGVRFYATVALVVACLWSLGAAAARWSARGAGVAAARVQVRVMAPAVWLLRPWTSLLMGMGARPEDTLPGADAGSQLSAGEIRSLIDDRQDGVSLEHDEREMIQSIFDFRETAVREIMVPRIDMVALDAGCPVSEAVRTIEECRHSRIPLYEGSVDHVTGLLYAKDLLPLVDGAGMRDGDRRVGDLARPAYFVPESKRLDEVLAEFRSQRIHMAVVIDEYGGTAGIVTLEDVLEEIVGEIEDEFDEQEQLFAWLDDRSLRVDPKINLEDLQDVLGIELPLGEGSETLAGLIYEAAGRVPAQGDRVAVAGLDVEVERVEDRRIMQVRLVSTAPLPGRLPKETPS